In one window of SAR324 cluster bacterium DNA:
- a CDS encoding DNA phosphorothioation-associated putative methyltransferase, which translates to MSGKFGKWVGQTQYIHRSALNCLSPEEQEFVRAENNKLTDSLFLWNVVKIDHQQPVLSFLEYENFETVAFPALLKSCTIDLQNGQIQKRVYQQENPPILHRKELLLPPDHARKAEFEQLTHQLESAGLFEDVKIIGHRQNWFRLIHQSGFRLQGHQLVTIDSVSGKDPNARVYEEEPTSETSGTSTISEPGNSDDDSPAEIIERHRTAIQRGQLSTPMQALFRNGFLDGTRTVFDYGCGRGDDLRGLQHLGIEATGWDPHFAPERPKTEADVVNLGFVINVIENPDERVEVLRSAFELAHECLAVAVMLERQAGDAAREYGDGVVSSRQTFQKYFTQTELREWLESTLGRNAFAVAPGVFFVFRDDEAEQRYLSEKQRNRGSVQHLLENIPQPSRQDKLQSVYEQHKSMIDMFWSRLLFLGRAPLPDEIQDLEPLIEQLGGLKKSLKLLMDLFGQETFDIAARLRKSDLMVFLALLAFEKRKGYGEFEPLIQRDIKAFFGGYQKAMDTARALLFSIADTQQIAKACQLVADQEIGVFDPGKSLQLHVSHLDDLPAILRIYVGCATRLYGDIQTADLVKIHIQSGKLSLLSFDRFEESPLPRMMLRIKINMQTQSWDIFEYGFEFPPPLLYGKSLYMDETFPHYEEQIQFDEALMEQVLPSIKGYGPSEEEFQQLLRKARLRVEGFSLVRSNDLPGLDDPCGANFSYRDLIECGETQARTELPNLPQSPETYWALEEMAEKILDPVIDYFGPIELTFGFCSKKLATEIKKSIGRIDPKLDQHAGHETNTKGEPVCSRLGAAVDFRVEDESMKEVAQWVIENTSFDRLYYYGDDRPIHVSIGPENTRQVVVMLPRKDGKLVPKVLKDPMALDEY; encoded by the coding sequence ATGTCGGGAAAATTTGGAAAATGGGTGGGCCAGACCCAGTATATTCATCGTTCGGCCCTGAACTGTCTGTCGCCTGAGGAACAGGAATTTGTGAGGGCGGAAAACAACAAATTGACGGATTCCCTCTTTCTGTGGAACGTCGTCAAGATTGACCATCAACAGCCTGTGCTCTCCTTTCTGGAATATGAAAATTTTGAGACTGTCGCATTCCCTGCCCTTCTAAAAAGCTGTACTATTGATCTTCAGAACGGACAAATCCAGAAACGGGTTTATCAGCAGGAAAATCCGCCAATTCTTCATCGCAAGGAACTCCTGCTTCCGCCGGATCATGCCCGCAAAGCCGAATTTGAGCAACTCACCCATCAACTGGAATCGGCAGGATTGTTTGAGGACGTCAAAATCATTGGACATCGCCAAAACTGGTTTCGGCTGATTCACCAATCCGGTTTCAGGCTTCAGGGACATCAGCTTGTGACCATTGATTCGGTATCAGGCAAAGATCCTAACGCCAGGGTCTATGAGGAAGAACCGACTTCAGAAACTTCAGGGACTTCCACAATTTCTGAGCCCGGCAATAGCGACGATGATTCACCCGCTGAAATCATTGAACGACACCGGACAGCAATCCAGCGTGGTCAGTTGTCCACACCCATGCAGGCCCTTTTCCGCAATGGATTTCTGGATGGCACCCGAACTGTGTTTGATTACGGCTGTGGTCGAGGTGACGACCTGCGTGGCTTACAACACCTGGGCATCGAAGCCACAGGCTGGGACCCGCACTTTGCTCCGGAGCGACCCAAAACAGAGGCCGATGTCGTCAACCTGGGGTTTGTGATCAACGTCATTGAAAATCCAGACGAACGTGTGGAAGTGTTACGGTCGGCCTTTGAACTGGCACATGAATGTCTGGCGGTTGCTGTCATGCTGGAACGTCAGGCCGGTGATGCGGCCCGGGAATATGGCGATGGTGTGGTGAGTTCCCGCCAAACCTTCCAGAAATATTTCACACAGACCGAACTTCGAGAATGGCTGGAATCAACTCTTGGGCGGAATGCCTTTGCGGTTGCGCCCGGCGTGTTTTTTGTGTTCAGGGATGATGAGGCTGAACAGCGGTATCTTTCAGAAAAACAGCGGAACCGCGGTAGCGTCCAGCATTTACTGGAAAACATTCCCCAACCGTCTCGGCAGGACAAACTGCAATCTGTCTATGAACAGCATAAATCCATGATCGATATGTTCTGGAGCCGGTTGCTGTTTCTGGGTCGCGCACCCTTGCCAGACGAAATTCAGGATCTGGAACCACTGATTGAACAACTGGGGGGCCTCAAAAAAAGTCTGAAGTTGCTGATGGATCTGTTTGGACAGGAAACCTTTGATATTGCGGCCCGGTTGCGGAAGAGTGATCTTATGGTTTTTCTGGCACTGCTGGCCTTTGAGAAACGTAAAGGTTATGGCGAATTTGAACCATTGATTCAGCGCGATATCAAAGCCTTTTTCGGGGGATATCAAAAAGCAATGGATACCGCTCGTGCACTGCTGTTTTCCATTGCCGACACACAACAGATCGCAAAAGCATGTCAATTGGTTGCCGACCAGGAAATTGGTGTTTTTGACCCGGGAAAATCCCTGCAATTACACGTCTCACATCTGGATGATCTGCCTGCGATTTTGAGGATCTATGTCGGTTGTGCCACTCGACTTTATGGCGACATCCAGACAGCGGATCTGGTGAAAATTCATATTCAGTCCGGCAAGCTCTCCCTGTTGTCGTTTGATCGGTTTGAGGAAAGTCCACTGCCAAGAATGATGCTCCGGATCAAAATCAACATGCAGACCCAAAGCTGGGATATTTTTGAGTATGGATTCGAATTTCCGCCACCGTTGCTGTATGGCAAGTCGCTGTATATGGATGAAACCTTTCCTCACTACGAAGAGCAAATACAGTTTGATGAAGCCTTGATGGAACAGGTTCTGCCTTCTATCAAGGGGTATGGTCCCTCCGAAGAAGAATTCCAGCAACTTCTTCGCAAAGCCCGTTTGAGGGTTGAAGGTTTCTCACTGGTCCGAAGCAATGATCTTCCAGGCCTGGATGATCCCTGTGGTGCTAATTTTTCCTATCGTGATCTGATCGAATGTGGGGAAACACAGGCCCGCACCGAACTCCCCAACCTTCCACAGTCACCTGAAACTTATTGGGCCCTGGAGGAAATGGCCGAAAAAATTCTGGACCCCGTGATTGATTATTTTGGCCCCATCGAATTGACCTTCGGGTTTTGTTCAAAAAAATTGGCTACCGAGATCAAAAAATCCATTGGCCGGATTGATCCTAAACTGGATCAACACGCGGGACATGAAACAAACACCAAAGGCGAACCTGTTTGTTCCCGACTGGGAGCCGCTGTTGATTTCAGGGTGGAAGATGAAAGCATGAAGGAAGTGGCTCAATGGGTGATCGAGAACACCTCTTTTGACCGCCTGTATTATTATGGCGATGACCGCCCGATCCATGTCAGCATCGGCCCGGAAAACACACGTCAGGTGGTGGTGATGCTTCCCCGCAAGGATGGCAAACTGGTTCCCAAAGTTTTGAAAGACCCTATGGCACTTGATGAGTATTAG